In Phycisphaerae bacterium, the following are encoded in one genomic region:
- the ispD gene encoding 2-C-methyl-D-erythritol 4-phosphate cytidylyltransferase — translation MPSKVAVIVAAAGAGTRFGGPVKKTFAQIDGRPVMIRTLELFVNREDVCQIVLAVSEEDYDDVKTKYGANLGFMGVRLVKGGAERCQTVANALAAVDDQAELVAVHDAVRPCLTAEKITEVFEAAEKHGAAMLASPVNETIKRVDGEKVIQETVDRRGLYLAQTPQVFKRQVIVEAYAKLGGQKGHFTDDAQVVERIGVRTVVVENDLSNVKITRPSDLKLAEAILKALPKPKKPGPAGPFEAEKMW, via the coding sequence ATGCCCTCGAAAGTCGCCGTGATCGTCGCCGCCGCTGGGGCGGGTACCCGTTTCGGCGGTCCGGTCAAGAAGACGTTCGCCCAGATCGACGGGCGGCCGGTGATGATCCGGACGCTGGAGCTTTTCGTCAACCGCGAGGACGTCTGTCAGATCGTGCTGGCGGTCAGCGAGGAGGACTACGACGACGTGAAGACCAAGTACGGGGCCAACCTGGGGTTTATGGGCGTGAGGCTGGTCAAGGGAGGGGCGGAGCGCTGTCAGACGGTCGCCAACGCGCTGGCCGCGGTGGACGATCAGGCGGAGCTGGTGGCGGTGCACGACGCGGTGCGTCCGTGCCTGACCGCCGAGAAGATCACGGAGGTTTTTGAGGCGGCTGAGAAACACGGGGCGGCGATGCTGGCGTCGCCGGTGAACGAGACGATCAAGCGGGTGGACGGCGAGAAGGTGATCCAGGAGACGGTGGATCGTCGCGGGCTTTACCTGGCCCAGACGCCGCAGGTGTTCAAGCGGCAGGTCATTGTCGAGGCCTACGCCAAGCTCGGCGGTCAGAAGGGGCATTTCACCGATGACGCCCAGGTGGTCGAGCGGATCGGAGTGCGGACGGTGGTGGTGGAGAACGACCTGAGCAACGTCAAGATCACGCGGCCGAGCGACCTGAAGCTGGCGGAGGCGATCCTCAAGGCCCTGCCCAAGCCGAAGAAACCGGGTCCGGCCGGCCCGTTCGAGGCGGAGAAGATGTGGTAA
- a CDS encoding TRAM domain-containing protein has product MVLHVIRGVFLFALLAIAVSYVIAAPDAETEGVFAAVPREAIVLGVLGIGALTIGLDILISKKSLLAISGLFIGLLAGLVFAYVFAMVIDLVVEVSGFGLREAIVVDREIVGFQDAPALVAIKLLVGVLSCYFAISFVLQTKDDIRFIIPYVEFEKKIKGGRPIILDTSVIIDGRIADIAQTRIFDNPLIVPRFVLVELQQVADSQDRLKRNRGRRGLDIVNKLQGQKDVDLTIHDDGSSRGPVDQRLVALAEEMHAKIMTTDYNLNKVAQIRGVEVVNINDLTNSLKSVVLPGEALAVKIVKAGEEPGQGVGYLEDGTMVVIEGGRSRIGQTVNITITSSLQTSAGRMIFGKTEDAGRDSSRRNHNA; this is encoded by the coding sequence ATGGTGCTTCACGTCATTCGCGGCGTCTTTCTTTTCGCCCTGTTGGCGATTGCGGTCTCGTACGTTATCGCCGCTCCGGACGCCGAGACGGAGGGGGTTTTCGCCGCGGTTCCGAGAGAGGCGATCGTGCTGGGCGTGCTGGGCATCGGGGCGTTGACAATCGGCTTGGATATCCTGATTTCGAAGAAGTCGCTGCTGGCGATTTCGGGGTTGTTCATCGGGTTGCTGGCCGGCTTGGTGTTCGCGTACGTTTTCGCGATGGTGATCGACCTGGTGGTGGAGGTATCGGGATTCGGGCTTCGCGAGGCGATCGTGGTGGATCGGGAGATCGTGGGGTTCCAGGACGCCCCAGCCCTGGTGGCGATCAAGCTGCTGGTGGGCGTGCTGTCGTGCTACTTCGCGATCAGTTTCGTGCTTCAGACGAAGGACGACATCCGGTTCATCATTCCGTACGTGGAGTTCGAGAAGAAGATCAAGGGCGGTCGTCCGATCATCCTGGACACGTCGGTGATCATCGACGGCCGGATCGCGGACATTGCGCAGACGCGGATATTCGACAACCCGCTGATCGTGCCGCGGTTCGTGCTGGTGGAGCTTCAGCAGGTGGCGGATTCGCAGGACCGGCTGAAGCGCAACCGCGGGCGCCGCGGGCTGGACATTGTCAACAAGCTGCAGGGCCAGAAGGACGTGGATTTGACGATCCACGACGACGGCAGCAGCCGCGGGCCGGTGGATCAGCGGCTGGTCGCGCTGGCGGAGGAGATGCACGCCAAGATCATGACGACGGATTACAACCTCAACAAGGTCGCGCAGATCCGGGGCGTGGAGGTGGTGAATATCAACGACCTGACCAATTCGCTCAAATCGGTGGTGCTGCCGGGCGAGGCCCTGGCGGTCAAGATCGTCAAGGCGGGCGAGGAACCGGGCCAGGGGGTCGGGTATCTCGAGGACGGCACGATGGTCGTCATCGAGGGCGGCCGCAGCCGGATCGGTCAGACGGTCAACATCACGATCACCAGTTCGCTTCAGACCTCGGCGGGCCGGATGATCTTCGGCAAGACCGAGGACGCCGGTCGCGACAGTTCCCGCCGCAACCACAACGCCTAG